The following coding sequences are from one Dermacentor andersoni chromosome 5, qqDerAnde1_hic_scaffold, whole genome shotgun sequence window:
- the Vps4 gene encoding vacuolar protein sorting-associated protein 4, whose protein sequence is MSNNTALQKAIDLVTRATEEDKNKNYAEALRLYEHAVEYFLHAIRYEAQTDRAKESIRSKCVQYLDRAEKLKEYLRTKTKEKKPVKQGENSDKKEDNSSDSDDENPEKKKLMNQLEGAIVMEKPNVKWSDVAGLHAAKEALKEAVILPIKFPHLFTGKRKPWKGILLFGPPGTGKSYLAKAVATEANNSTFFSVSSSHLVSKWLGESEKLVRNLFEMARNQKPSIIFIDEIDSLCSTRSDNENDATRRIKTEFLVQMQGVGTDNDGILVLGATNIPWVLDSAIRRRFEKRIYIPLPEEPARMHMFKLHIGNTPHTLTEDDFKQLAKRSDGFSGADISVLVRDALMQPVRKVQTATHFRKVRGPSRSDPNVIVDDLLTPCSPGSPGAIEMSWMDVPGEKLLEPTVTMSDMLLSLSTAKPTVNDADLDKLRKFMNDFGQEG, encoded by the exons ATGAGTAATAACACGGCTCTTCAAAAAGCGATTGACCTGGTGACGAGGGCCACCGAGGAGGACAAGAACAAGAACTACGCCGAAGCTCTGCGCCTCTACGAGCATGCCGTGGAGTACTTTCTTCATGCTATCAGGTACGAAGCACAGACTGATCGGGCGAAGGAAAGTATCAGATCCAAGTGTGTCCAATACTTGGACAGGGCTGAAAAGCTTAAAGAGTACCTCCGCACCAAGACCAAGGAGAAGAAACCCGTGAAGCAGGGCGAAAACAGCGACAAAAAGGAAGACAACAGCTCGGACAGCGACGATGAGAACCCAGAGAAGAAAAAACTTATGAATCAATTAGAAGGTGCCATCGTCATGGAAAAGCCGAACGTCAAATGGTCTGACGTCGCCGGTCTGCACGCGGCCAAGGAAGCCCTGAAGGAGGCTGTCATACTGCCCATCAAGTTCCCCCACCTGTTCACGGGCAAGCGCAAACCATGGAAGGGCATCCTGCTTTTCGGACCCCCAGGTACGGGAAAGTCTTATCTAGCAAAGGCGGTGGCCACCGAAGCGAACAACTCGACGTTTTTCTCGGTGTCGTCGTCCCACCTCGTCTCGAAGTGGCTCGGCGAAAGCGAAAAGCTGGTGCGCAATCTCTTTGAAATGGCACGCAACCAGAAGCCGAGCATCATCTTCATCGACGAGATAGACTCCCTCTGTAGCACCAGGTCTGACAACGAGAATGACGCCACTCGGCGTATCAAGACGGAATTCCTGGTGCAGATGCAAGGTGTGGGCACCGACAACGACGGCATCCTGGTGCTGGGCGCCACCAACATCCCCTGGGTCCTGGATTCGGCCATTCGGAGGCGCTTTGAAAAGCGTATCTACATTCCGCTGCCGGAGGAGCCTGCCAGAATGCACATGTTTAAG CTGCACATTGGGAACACGCCTCATACCTTGACGGAAGACGACTTCAAGCAGCTGGCCAAACGCAGTGACGGTTTCAGCGGAGCCGACATCTCGGTGCTTGTGCGCGATGCCCTGATGCAGCCCGTGCGTAAAGTACAGACAGCAACGCACTTCAGAAAGGTGCGAGGGCCATCACGCAGTGACCCCAACGTCATTGTAGATGACCTCTTGACGCCCTGCTCTCCCGGCAGTCCCGGTGCCATCGAAATGTCCTGGATGGATGTGCCGGGTGAGAAGCTCCTTGAGCCGACGGTCACCATGAGCGACATGCTCCTGTCTCTGTCAACTGCCAAGCCGACCGTCAACGATGCTGACCTCGACAAGTTGAGGAAGTTCATGAATGACTTTGGCCAGGAAGGCTAA